A region from the Candidatus Thorarchaeota archaeon genome encodes:
- a CDS encoding helix-turn-helix domain-containing protein — MRKLLEMVFMSKAQTRVVQHFLDRPKEFFNLSRIAKETGLAHSTIHRVVQPLVDIGLIKEIKVGRQIRLFILESEDPKSKILMEFYDRIKPHLEELL, encoded by the coding sequence ATGAGAAAGTTGCTGGAAATGGTATTCATGTCAAAGGCTCAAACACGAGTTGTACAACATTTTCTCGACAGACCGAAAGAATTCTTTAACCTCAGTCGGATCGCTAAAGAAACGGGGCTTGCACACTCAACGATTCACCGTGTAGTACAGCCTTTAGTCGATATAGGACTCATCAAAGAAATCAAGGTGGGACGCCAGATCCGGCTCTTCATTCTCGAGTCCGAAGACCCCAAGTCAAAGATACTGATGGAATTTTATGATCGCATCAAACCACATCTCGAAGAACTACTGTAA
- the polX gene encoding DNA polymerase/3'-5' exonuclease PolX → MKNQEIAKALHEIGVLLEIEGKDKFKPRAYARAARSLESLGEDIESIAQRGELEAIPGIGKAIAKKIEEYLETGTIATLEKLRKKIPIRVSELEAIPGVGPKTIKILYDHLKITDIESLEQALNAGLLKGLPRLGAKSIAQIAEGIALVRSGLHRTLLADAFEVAERIVEYLKGSSTLIRIEIAGSLRRRRETIGDIDILVQTEHPNEVAEAFTSFPEIADIIVQGDTKISIRLQSRLQIDLRLLPAESYGAGLQYFTGSKDHNVRLRSLAQQSGYKLNEYGLFRGDTRIAGSDEAEIYKALGLEYIPPELREDHGEIEAARNNTIPSLVEISDIRGDLHSHTNQTDGSNTIEEMIQAAEDRGFEYLCISDHTKNLTVANGMDEARILKRIEEIDELNSSGRWKLRILKGAEVDILQNGELDIDDAVLAQLDVVTVSVHTNMRMDKAAMTERICTALESRYAHILGHPTGRLLLKRPGYDIDLEAIFEVARKNNVAMEVNAYPQRLDLDAGNVRSAISHGLKIAINTDAHKTFDLDNLRYGVFQARRGWASASDVINTRSINDLLKLLKK, encoded by the coding sequence GTGAAAAATCAGGAGATTGCAAAGGCTCTACATGAAATCGGTGTACTTCTTGAGATTGAGGGGAAAGATAAGTTCAAGCCGCGTGCCTATGCCCGAGCAGCTCGATCTCTCGAATCACTTGGTGAGGACATCGAATCTATTGCTCAGCGTGGCGAGCTAGAGGCCATTCCTGGTATTGGTAAGGCCATTGCAAAGAAGATAGAAGAATATCTTGAGACCGGAACGATTGCCACACTTGAAAAGTTACGCAAAAAGATCCCTATCCGCGTTTCAGAGTTGGAGGCCATTCCCGGTGTTGGTCCTAAGACGATCAAGATTCTGTATGATCATTTGAAAATCACCGACATTGAATCTCTAGAGCAAGCTCTTAATGCTGGGCTCCTTAAGGGGCTTCCACGGCTCGGTGCGAAGTCTATAGCTCAAATTGCAGAGGGCATTGCTCTAGTACGTAGTGGTCTACATCGCACACTTCTTGCGGATGCATTTGAAGTGGCTGAACGTATCGTTGAATATCTAAAAGGATCGTCTACTTTGATACGCATTGAAATTGCTGGTTCTTTGCGCCGGCGACGCGAGACCATTGGTGATATTGACATTCTTGTTCAGACTGAGCATCCCAATGAGGTCGCAGAAGCATTTACGTCATTTCCAGAAATTGCAGATATCATTGTCCAAGGTGACACAAAGATTTCAATTCGTCTTCAGTCGCGTCTTCAAATCGATCTGAGACTTTTGCCCGCAGAGAGCTATGGTGCCGGACTGCAATATTTCACAGGCAGCAAGGACCATAATGTCCGTCTTCGATCTCTCGCGCAGCAGAGTGGCTACAAACTCAATGAATATGGTCTCTTTAGAGGCGATACCAGAATCGCAGGCTCCGATGAGGCGGAGATCTACAAGGCACTCGGTCTTGAGTATATTCCTCCTGAACTACGTGAGGACCATGGAGAGATTGAAGCGGCTCGGAATAATACTATTCCTTCACTTGTTGAGATCTCCGATATTCGTGGAGATCTGCATTCACATACAAATCAGACAGATGGTTCGAATACGATTGAGGAAATGATACAGGCCGCTGAGGATCGGGGTTTCGAGTATCTTTGCATCTCCGATCATACAAAAAATCTGACTGTTGCAAATGGAATGGACGAGGCGCGTATTCTCAAGCGTATTGAGGAGATCGATGAACTCAACAGTTCTGGTCGGTGGAAGCTTAGAATTCTGAAAGGCGCCGAGGTCGATATTCTTCAAAATGGCGAGCTCGATATTGATGATGCCGTTCTTGCACAGCTAGATGTTGTCACAGTATCTGTTCACACTAATATGCGGATGGATAAGGCAGCTATGACCGAACGAATATGCACGGCGCTTGAGTCTAGATATGCACATATACTCGGTCATCCAACTGGACGACTTCTTTTGAAGCGTCCCGGTTATGATATTGATCTTGAGGCTATATTCGAAGTCGCTCGCAAGAACAATGTCGCTATGGAAGTAAATGCGTATCCCCAGCGTCTGGATCTTGATGCAGGAAATGTACGTTCGGCAATAAGCCACGGTCTCAAGATTGCCATCAACACAGATGCGCACAAGACCTTTGATCTTGATAATCTGCGCTATGGAGTCTTTCAGGCGCGTCGTGGTTGGGCCTCGGCCTCCGATGTCATCAATACGCGGTCTATCAATGATCTTCTAAAACTGTTGAAAAAATGA
- a CDS encoding ORC1-type DNA replication protein — MEKPLDKLFDKFLHGQSIFRNRSALRPTFVPDKLPYRQEQMSRIASILGPALGGAPPSNLLCYGKTGTGKTVVAKYVLNALVEKATDSSVRPPLSAFVNCRIVGTNYRVLRSLCEQIGARMPDGSEVPFTGLPTDEIRTVLKGKLDETENILVVVLDEVDSLLKRDVSQGNDILYGLTRMNSELTKSRISIIGISNDLKFKEMLDPRVLSSLGEEEVVFPPYNAVELKGILEQRVKLAFNDGVIADEGVINLVGALAAQEHGDARRALDLLRTAGELAERKGDDKVTQAHVREAQKILERDSVSEAIKTLPMQSKAVLFAVFLLTKKGQRDIFTGECFNVYTEVARALSLDTLTQRRVSDLISELDMLGLINTTIISKGRYGRTKKIRLAVSKKQIGDVLDNDPRLGRIAKDLIE, encoded by the coding sequence TTGGAAAAGCCTTTGGACAAGCTCTTTGACAAGTTCCTTCATGGACAGTCGATCTTTCGCAATCGTAGTGCACTGCGACCGACGTTTGTTCCAGATAAACTGCCCTATCGTCAAGAACAGATGAGTCGTATCGCATCTATACTTGGTCCTGCATTGGGTGGAGCGCCGCCCTCTAATCTTCTCTGTTATGGTAAGACTGGTACGGGAAAGACGGTTGTTGCCAAATATGTATTGAATGCTCTTGTTGAGAAGGCTACGGATAGTAGCGTCAGGCCGCCCCTGAGTGCTTTTGTAAACTGTCGAATAGTTGGTACTAACTATCGTGTGCTCAGAAGTCTATGTGAGCAGATTGGCGCGCGAATGCCTGATGGCTCCGAGGTTCCCTTTACGGGGCTTCCCACTGATGAGATTCGTACCGTGTTGAAGGGCAAACTTGATGAGACCGAGAACATACTTGTTGTTGTGCTTGATGAAGTGGACAGCCTTCTAAAACGTGATGTCAGTCAAGGCAATGATATTCTATATGGATTGACCCGGATGAACAGCGAACTCACCAAGAGTCGTATTTCTATTATTGGAATTAGCAATGATCTCAAGTTCAAGGAGATGCTTGACCCACGAGTCTTGAGCAGCCTTGGCGAAGAAGAAGTTGTCTTCCCTCCGTACAATGCGGTAGAGTTGAAGGGTATCCTTGAGCAACGTGTCAAGTTGGCCTTTAATGATGGAGTCATTGCTGATGAAGGTGTCATCAACCTAGTGGGAGCTCTTGCAGCTCAAGAACATGGAGATGCTAGACGTGCTCTTGATCTTTTGAGGACCGCTGGAGAGCTTGCAGAACGTAAGGGTGACGATAAGGTCACACAGGCTCATGTCCGAGAGGCCCAGAAAATCCTCGAACGTGATAGTGTTTCAGAGGCCATAAAGACACTCCCTATGCAATCAAAGGCTGTACTATTTGCCGTGTTTCTTCTGACCAAAAAGGGGCAACGCGACATCTTTACTGGGGAGTGCTTTAATGTCTATACAGAAGTGGCACGAGCGCTCTCTCTTGATACACTGACCCAACGACGTGTCTCGGATCTGATCTCCGAGCTGGATATGCTTGGGCTCATAAATACAACAATCATCTCTAAGGGCCGGTATGGCCGGACTAAGAAAATCCGATTGGCCGTCAGTAAGAAACAGATTGGTGATGTCTTGGATAATGACCCTCGCCTAGGCAGAATTGCAAAGGATCTCATAGAGTGA
- a CDS encoding METTL5 family protein, which yields MRLRDLEITLEQLEKSAERDVSLEDYPTPAPIAAAILFAAEMEHGDISGKVVCDLGCGDGIFAIGAALMGAKRVLGIDIQSKALKVCQRNSKMLGTDSATDWVLGEIASLQFRESVDTVVSNPPFGVKKKGADMTFLKKALSIAKVTYSIHLAGEKNRTFLTRNISRLGGQVTQIEMFEFPIKRQFEFHRKARHMIKVDLYRVERR from the coding sequence ATGAGGCTGCGCGATCTCGAGATAACCCTTGAGCAATTAGAAAAAAGTGCTGAACGAGACGTTTCCTTGGAAGATTATCCGACCCCGGCGCCAATTGCAGCAGCCATTCTTTTTGCCGCCGAGATGGAACATGGTGACATCTCTGGAAAAGTTGTCTGTGATCTTGGATGCGGTGATGGGATATTTGCAATCGGTGCTGCGTTAATGGGTGCGAAACGTGTGCTGGGAATTGATATACAATCCAAAGCCTTAAAGGTCTGCCAGAGAAATTCCAAAATGCTCGGGACAGATAGTGCAACAGACTGGGTCCTTGGGGAGATTGCCTCTCTTCAATTTCGAGAGTCCGTTGATACCGTTGTTAGCAATCCTCCCTTTGGGGTCAAGAAAAAAGGAGCCGATATGACCTTCCTGAAGAAGGCACTGTCCATAGCTAAAGTGACATATAGTATTCACTTGGCTGGTGAGAAGAACAGAACGTTCCTAACAAGGAACATCAGTAGACTCGGAGGACAAGTGACCCAGATCGAAATGTTCGAATTCCCGATAAAAAGACAGTTCGAGTTTCACAGAAAAGCGAGGCACATGATTAAAGTTGACCTATACCGCGTAGAGAGGCGATAA
- a CDS encoding exosome complex RNA-binding protein Csl4: MADVKSGDVVVPGDQLCVIEEFMPSFGTYEEDGIVFAATSGEVAVDFKRREIKVVDADGSVRLALPMRGDIMLGEVINTYEQRAEISIVRRNGRDLHNALIGEIHISNVTRRYVKSMHDVLKPGDIVRAKTLNTHTIPVELSLVGPDLGVIFAKCGKCGHPLTLTTHNNMICLQCENRETRETAKDYGQRFGLEVRPDLAPRRRPSRGPPREDRYYRGSDRRRGPPRGHNDRRDGGRSRSYGRDSRDRRRY, translated from the coding sequence ATGGCGGATGTAAAAAGTGGAGATGTTGTAGTGCCAGGAGACCAGTTGTGCGTGATTGAAGAGTTCATGCCCAGCTTTGGTACGTATGAAGAAGATGGAATTGTATTTGCAGCCACCTCTGGAGAGGTAGCAGTGGATTTCAAGAGACGCGAGATTAAAGTGGTAGATGCAGATGGTTCAGTACGTCTTGCACTCCCCATGCGGGGAGACATTATGCTGGGAGAAGTGATCAATACCTATGAACAGAGGGCAGAAATTAGTATAGTCAGACGAAATGGTCGGGATCTTCATAATGCCCTTATTGGAGAGATTCACATCAGCAATGTGACACGCAGATATGTCAAGTCGATGCATGATGTACTAAAACCCGGAGACATCGTTCGCGCCAAGACTCTAAACACCCACACTATTCCGGTAGAACTTAGTCTGGTGGGGCCTGATCTTGGAGTCATTTTTGCCAAGTGTGGTAAATGCGGACATCCCCTCACGCTCACAACCCATAACAATATGATCTGTCTACAATGTGAAAACCGAGAGACCCGAGAAACTGCCAAGGACTATGGTCAGCGATTTGGCCTAGAGGTGAGACCGGATTTAGCACCACGAAGAAGACCATCACGCGGCCCACCCCGTGAGGACAGATATTATAGAGGCTCAGATCGACGAAGAGGCCCCCCACGAGGACATAATGACAGACGTGATGGTGGAAGAAGCAGATCATACGGGCGCGACTCACGAGACAGGAGAAGATACTAA
- a CDS encoding DNA-directed RNA polymerase subunit L has translation MEPKIIENTRYELKVEFIGEGHSFCNLLRKTLLEEPSVDFAGYSIDHPLLANPVFTLRTKRRQANVVMREAIEKLLARAEEFRKKFVQAVSDYDIES, from the coding sequence ATGGAACCAAAGATAATTGAGAACACAAGATACGAACTCAAAGTGGAATTTATTGGGGAAGGTCACTCTTTCTGTAATCTACTCCGTAAGACACTTCTAGAGGAGCCTTCTGTCGACTTTGCAGGGTACAGCATTGATCATCCACTGTTGGCGAATCCAGTATTCACCCTCAGAACAAAGCGTCGCCAAGCAAATGTGGTCATGAGAGAAGCCATTGAAAAGTTACTTGCACGCGCAGAAGAATTCCGCAAGAAGTTCGTACAGGCTGTTTCGGATTACGATATTGAGAGCTAA
- a CDS encoding transcription factor S, translating into MEFCDKCGAMMVPVTLEDGKRVLKCRSCGNIKELSGSLKVSREISKTPRDKIIVVEDDSVPMPITKATCPKCGNNEAYYWTVQTRRGDESATEFYRCTKCKHTWRNYGG; encoded by the coding sequence ATGGAGTTCTGCGATAAGTGTGGAGCAATGATGGTTCCTGTAACATTAGAAGACGGAAAAAGAGTTCTCAAATGTCGTAGTTGTGGGAACATAAAGGAACTTAGCGGATCTCTCAAGGTATCAAGAGAAATTAGCAAGACTCCAAGAGACAAGATCATCGTAGTAGAGGACGACTCTGTACCAATGCCAATAACAAAAGCGACGTGCCCAAAATGTGGAAACAATGAAGCATATTATTGGACAGTACAGACTCGCCGAGGAGATGAGAGTGCCACGGAGTTTTACCGATGCACAAAATGTAAACACACATGGCGTAATTATGGGGGATAA
- the pcn gene encoding proliferating cell nuclear antigen (pcna), with protein sequence MFHATLDSTKTWKKIVDALATLLTEVNFVITDNGLALCQLDSSKAAMIDLNLPAGVFQEFNCSVTHKVCLGVDELVKISKRMAADDRLEFSIDEKGQKFVIRMIGQADRKFSLMLLTPPDEDRKSKSMPYDIRAEIYADAFKQAVKDIEVVSGHIRIIAKDNTLSFTGGGDIGEANVTLKIGEESPLYDLEIKKDSSAMYALSYLSDIIKAISSDTMTLQYATDKPLQIEFGVAEGGTIKFILAPRIERR encoded by the coding sequence ATGTTTCATGCAACACTCGACAGCACCAAGACGTGGAAAAAGATAGTAGATGCTCTGGCGACCCTTCTTACGGAAGTCAATTTCGTAATCACAGATAATGGGTTGGCCCTTTGTCAACTCGACTCTTCTAAGGCCGCTATGATTGACCTTAATCTGCCAGCAGGGGTATTCCAAGAATTCAATTGTAGTGTCACACACAAAGTCTGTCTTGGTGTGGATGAGCTGGTTAAGATTAGCAAACGCATGGCTGCGGACGATAGACTTGAATTCAGCATCGATGAAAAGGGCCAAAAATTCGTAATCCGAATGATAGGCCAAGCAGATAGAAAATTCAGCCTAATGCTGCTGACACCACCAGACGAGGATCGAAAGAGCAAGTCGATGCCATATGACATAAGAGCAGAGATCTATGCGGATGCGTTCAAACAGGCAGTAAAAGACATCGAGGTTGTTTCCGGTCACATCAGAATCATCGCAAAGGACAACACACTCTCGTTTACAGGTGGAGGAGATATCGGAGAAGCCAATGTCACCCTTAAGATTGGTGAGGAATCACCTCTATACGACCTTGAGATAAAGAAGGACTCCTCTGCGATGTATGCATTGAGCTATCTTAGTGACATCATCAAGGCAATCTCTAGTGATACAATGACCCTCCAGTATGCCACTGACAAACCACTTCAGATAGAGTTCGGAGTGGCTGAAGGCGGAACAATCAAGTTCATTCTTGCACCACGTATCGAGAGAAGGTGA
- a CDS encoding 4Fe-4S dicluster domain-containing protein — MAETKDKIDPPVTLVEPIDMSRLDSSFRKEIQSMPDGNELNACFACSTCTAACPIANQWTYKPHQLIRMILLGMREEVLSSKEIWECLTCFQCQERCPQNVRVTDILFDCKNLAAEEGKVPDSIKGLAKELIEKGQLYVITADWEREDLDLEPEVPGMSTDEFREILKATRTGKIVGGE; from the coding sequence ATGGCTGAAACTAAAGACAAAATCGATCCCCCAGTCACATTGGTCGAACCCATCGATATGTCTAGACTGGATTCCAGTTTCCGTAAAGAGATTCAGAGTATGCCTGACGGAAATGAGTTAAACGCATGCTTTGCCTGCTCCACATGCACGGCAGCATGCCCAATTGCAAATCAATGGACATACAAGCCGCATCAGCTCATTCGCATGATACTCTTAGGAATGCGGGAAGAGGTCCTCTCATCCAAGGAAATCTGGGAATGTTTGACTTGTTTTCAGTGCCAAGAGCGCTGTCCGCAGAATGTCAGAGTCACAGACATCTTATTCGATTGCAAAAACCTTGCAGCTGAAGAAGGAAAAGTCCCAGATAGTATCAAGGGCCTTGCTAAAGAGCTCATTGAGAAGGGCCAGCTGTATGTGATCACTGCGGACTGGGAGAGAGAAGATCTTGATTTAGAACCAGAAGTGCCCGGCATGTCCACAGATGAGTTCAGGGAGATTCTCAAGGCGACACGAACAGGCAAAATTGTAGGTGGTGAGTAG
- a CDS encoding CoB--CoM heterodisulfide reductase iron-sulfur subunit B family protein — translation MPTYNLYMGCSVPANYPNYEAATLKVAEALGMELIYMDGVGCCGSPNLRAIDYFGWLVVNARTLAIAEKNGHDIVTPCNGCFGSLKDVLYHLKHDKEDMKKVNDELKKYGLELKGNVRVRHVVEAMYTDIGIEAIKAKVTRPLDGVKIAVHYGCHILRPKDVTEINPENLDDLLRATGATVVEYPLWKQCCGATVLPVNEELAIRLAHDKLKSMKEAGAEFAMVICPACGNQLDLQQFGIKDTYGVEFNLPVLFYPQILALAMGMSEDEVGLEMNRVPADPILSHFVE, via the coding sequence ATGCCAACATACAATCTCTACATGGGATGCAGTGTCCCAGCAAATTACCCGAATTACGAGGCTGCAACGCTTAAGGTTGCAGAGGCACTTGGCATGGAACTGATATACATGGATGGTGTTGGATGCTGCGGCAGTCCCAATCTGAGAGCCATCGATTATTTTGGGTGGCTAGTAGTAAATGCACGAACCTTGGCGATTGCTGAAAAGAATGGGCATGACATAGTCACACCCTGTAACGGATGTTTTGGATCGCTCAAGGATGTCTTGTATCATCTCAAACACGATAAAGAAGACATGAAAAAGGTCAACGACGAACTAAAGAAATACGGTCTTGAACTCAAGGGCAATGTTAGAGTACGTCATGTTGTCGAGGCGATGTATACAGACATAGGCATTGAAGCAATCAAGGCCAAAGTGACACGACCACTTGATGGTGTCAAAATCGCAGTACATTATGGATGCCATATTCTGAGGCCTAAAGATGTGACGGAGATAAATCCTGAGAACCTTGATGATCTGCTTCGAGCGACGGGAGCAACAGTTGTAGAATATCCCCTCTGGAAACAATGTTGTGGCGCAACAGTACTTCCTGTAAACGAAGAACTGGCGATAAGATTAGCCCATGACAAACTCAAATCAATGAAAGAAGCAGGTGCTGAATTCGCCATGGTCATTTGCCCCGCTTGCGGCAATCAGTTGGATCTCCAACAGTTTGGAATCAAAGACACATATGGTGTCGAGTTCAATCTCCCGGTCTTATTCTATCCACAAATACTCGCACTGGCAATGGGTATGAGCGAGGACGAAGTGGGTCTTGAAATGAACAGAGTTCCTGCTGACCCGATCCTTAGTCATTTTGTAGAGTAA
- a CDS encoding FAD-dependent oxidoreductase, whose protein sequence is MVTHPVLVIGAGVAGLTAAVELADSGVQTVLIERNSTVGGNALDLYKAFPTDDCFYCFEGNRWRPGIRKCFYRSALLDQPNLTLKINTTLKEVTGEPGKFKVVLSIGPRYVDPVKCIMCGICMEHSKAFSLISPQCQPQAVVYNPDKADEGVARAVEECPTKAIDIEAQPSEETINVSDIIVATGYHEMQPVNVDEYGYGRIPNVITQLELARMLDPNGITGGVLTRPSDGERVKSVLMIQCVGSRDEKYYPYCSKICCIFALKHANIIALERENVSVNIVYMDIRTYDRYERYYREAREAGVNFIRGRVQRVKPSENGGIEAIVYDSLLNRYLKFDTDLFVLSSALEAPKGSEEIIKALGLRESNGFVAPADLETEENVVVGDHVYACGTALGPAEVPESVTQARAVVSKILQSRM, encoded by the coding sequence ATGGTGACTCACCCGGTCCTTGTAATCGGAGCAGGCGTTGCAGGACTGACTGCTGCTGTCGAACTGGCTGACTCAGGAGTTCAGACTGTTCTTATTGAGCGCAACTCGACGGTGGGAGGTAATGCTCTCGACTTGTACAAGGCATTTCCTACCGATGATTGCTTCTATTGCTTTGAGGGCAATCGATGGCGACCCGGTATCAGAAAGTGTTTCTACAGGAGTGCACTGCTGGACCAACCTAATCTGACCCTAAAGATCAACACGACTCTCAAGGAGGTCACTGGTGAGCCGGGCAAGTTCAAGGTGGTACTCTCAATAGGCCCCAGATATGTGGACCCGGTAAAATGCATCATGTGCGGAATTTGTATGGAACACTCAAAGGCGTTTTCGTTGATATCGCCACAATGCCAACCGCAGGCGGTGGTCTATAATCCAGACAAGGCCGATGAGGGAGTAGCACGGGCTGTAGAAGAGTGCCCCACGAAAGCTATCGACATTGAAGCCCAACCCTCAGAAGAAACAATCAATGTTTCCGACATCATAGTTGCCACAGGATATCACGAGATGCAACCCGTAAATGTAGACGAGTATGGATATGGCCGAATTCCAAATGTCATCACCCAATTAGAACTCGCGCGAATGCTTGACCCGAATGGTATCACGGGAGGCGTTCTCACAAGACCATCTGATGGAGAACGTGTCAAGAGTGTACTAATGATTCAGTGCGTTGGAAGCAGGGATGAGAAGTATTATCCATATTGTTCCAAGATCTGCTGCATCTTTGCACTTAAACATGCAAACATCATCGCACTGGAACGAGAGAACGTTAGTGTCAACATTGTCTATATGGATATTAGAACGTATGACCGATACGAGAGATACTATCGCGAGGCAAGAGAGGCGGGTGTCAATTTCATTCGGGGGCGCGTTCAAAGGGTAAAGCCCAGTGAGAACGGAGGTATAGAGGCCATTGTGTATGACTCATTACTGAACCGATATCTGAAATTTGATACTGATCTATTTGTTCTCTCTTCCGCATTGGAAGCACCAAAGGGGAGTGAAGAGATAATCAAAGCATTGGGACTGAGAGAGTCTAATGGGTTTGTCGCACCTGCTGATCTCGAAACGGAAGAGAACGTTGTTGTAGGAGATCATGTGTATGCATGTGGAACGGCCTTGGGTCCAGCAGAAGTACCAGAGAGTGTCACACAAGCTCGTGCGGTGGTTTCAAAGATTCTTCAGAGCAGGATGTGA